The following proteins come from a genomic window of Solwaraspora sp. WMMA2065:
- a CDS encoding serine/threonine-protein kinase, producing MTQIPTWSGGPVSSTSARAAPGATIGGRYSLRAAVGHGGMGTVWRATDTLLRRDVAVKEVVLPPGLAPSDRDAMYERTLREARAAAALQHPAVVQVYDVVTEGGRPWIVMELLDARSLADMVIEDGPVAQRAVAKIGIALLGALEVAHAIGVLHRDVKPANVLICTDGRCVLTDFGVARMPTDVQLTTPGMVLGSPHFISPERAMGQDFGPPSDLFSLGVTLYTAVEGRPPFDKGDPIETMHAVVEDPPAAPVRSGPLTEVLFGLLEKDPARRFDVPTARSMLRELLAGPLASKAPANLVTDPYAVVSVQRPPSWQQQARPAPPAQPQPSGKIGGRAMIGPDESLTDRLAELRKAGRQMPSAAQWSAAGLDNANPTSPAAGATAAMPISQAGVPGPRGQQPVRHGHGPQSGHGQQGGQGGALLSPTGAMPAPSWSDGQPGWDQPAAGRPAPGGAATAGAMLDKAIAGLRQGTGSAVEKVKSWDRKVQIGAAAGATLLILLLSVTLFSGDDDASQTPSIVAPVSTEPPGPSFETQTYVERGISVEVPDGWARTEAGVWVDYTDPEESGRRVRLLVENAGSSTQPLSFLRAAGDRLSKNRGSCDEPYQEIRLDESKIADQPSAELEYTCGEGQEQRHGIWHAVVANGKAYSFFLTTPDARFEESKPIFDEMVRTFSLTSS from the coding sequence GTGACTCAGATTCCGACGTGGAGTGGCGGACCAGTCAGCTCTACCAGCGCACGAGCGGCACCCGGCGCCACCATCGGTGGCCGGTACTCGCTGCGTGCCGCGGTCGGGCACGGTGGCATGGGCACCGTCTGGCGCGCCACCGACACCCTGCTCCGACGCGACGTGGCGGTCAAGGAGGTCGTCCTCCCCCCGGGGCTGGCCCCCAGCGACCGCGACGCGATGTACGAACGCACCCTGCGGGAGGCCCGCGCGGCGGCCGCACTGCAGCACCCGGCCGTGGTCCAGGTCTACGACGTGGTCACCGAGGGTGGCCGCCCGTGGATCGTGATGGAGCTGCTGGACGCCCGCAGCCTCGCCGACATGGTCATCGAGGATGGCCCGGTCGCCCAGCGCGCGGTCGCCAAGATCGGCATCGCGCTGCTCGGCGCGTTGGAGGTCGCCCACGCCATCGGCGTCCTGCACCGCGACGTCAAGCCGGCCAACGTGCTGATCTGCACCGACGGTCGCTGCGTACTCACCGACTTCGGTGTCGCGCGGATGCCCACCGACGTCCAGCTCACCACGCCCGGGATGGTGCTCGGCTCGCCGCACTTCATCTCCCCGGAGCGGGCCATGGGCCAGGACTTCGGGCCGCCGAGTGATCTGTTCTCCCTCGGCGTCACGCTCTACACCGCCGTCGAGGGGCGCCCGCCCTTCGACAAGGGCGACCCGATCGAGACCATGCACGCCGTCGTCGAGGACCCGCCCGCCGCCCCGGTGCGCTCCGGCCCGCTCACCGAGGTGCTCTTCGGCCTGCTGGAGAAGGACCCGGCGCGACGCTTCGACGTACCGACCGCCCGGAGCATGCTGCGCGAACTGCTCGCCGGGCCGCTGGCCAGCAAGGCCCCGGCCAACCTGGTCACCGACCCGTACGCGGTGGTCTCGGTGCAGCGACCGCCCAGTTGGCAGCAGCAGGCCCGACCGGCGCCACCGGCGCAGCCCCAGCCGAGTGGCAAGATCGGTGGCCGGGCGATGATCGGCCCGGACGAGTCGCTCACCGACCGCCTCGCCGAGCTGCGCAAGGCCGGCCGGCAGATGCCGAGCGCGGCGCAGTGGTCCGCCGCCGGGCTGGACAACGCAAACCCGACCTCGCCGGCGGCCGGAGCGACCGCCGCGATGCCGATCAGCCAGGCCGGCGTACCCGGTCCGCGTGGGCAGCAGCCGGTTCGGCACGGCCACGGCCCGCAGAGCGGCCACGGCCAGCAGGGCGGCCAGGGCGGTGCGCTGCTCAGCCCGACCGGGGCGATGCCGGCGCCGAGCTGGAGCGACGGGCAGCCGGGCTGGGATCAACCGGCGGCCGGTCGGCCGGCACCGGGAGGTGCCGCCACCGCCGGGGCGATGCTGGACAAGGCGATCGCCGGGCTCCGGCAGGGCACCGGCAGCGCCGTCGAGAAGGTGAAGAGCTGGGACCGGAAGGTGCAGATCGGCGCGGCGGCCGGTGCCACGCTGCTGATCCTGCTGCTGTCCGTGACGCTGTTTAGTGGCGACGACGACGCGTCGCAGACCCCGTCTATCGTTGCGCCTGTCAGCACTGAACCGCCAGGCCCATCATTCGAGACGCAGACCTACGTTGAGCGCGGCATTTCGGTTGAGGTACCCGACGGCTGGGCCAGGACAGAAGCTGGGGTCTGGGTCGATTACACCGACCCAGAGGAAAGTGGGCGTCGCGTTCGACTCCTTGTCGAGAACGCAGGTTCCTCCACTCAGCCGCTGTCTTTCCTCAGAGCCGCAGGCGACCGGTTGTCGAAAAATCGCGGCAGTTGCGATGAGCCGTATCAGGAGATCAGACTGGATGAGTCCAAGATCGCAGACCAGCCATCAGCTGAACTGGAGTACACCTGCGGCGAAGGACAGGAACAACGACACGGCATCTGGCACGCCGTGGTCGCCAACGGAAAGGCGTACTCGTTCTTCCTGACCACCCCAGACGCCCGATTCGAGGAAAGTAAGCCGATCTTCGACGAAATGGTACGAACTTTCTCTCTGACGAGCAGCTAA